Proteins encoded by one window of Gemmatimonas aurantiaca:
- a CDS encoding ATP-grasp domain-containing protein, with product MSKTVLMLTPGYPGEMPHFTRGLSEHGATVLGVANGPAHELPEMARHHLSDYLQIADLFSHPQSAIAQIRKWLGNRTLDRVCCLWEPGVEVAAEIREALGVPGQSYEQALRFRNKDLMKQALAAGGVRVPHHAVATNAAEVWAAAEQVGYPLIIKPIAGAGSQDTFRCDNAKQVEAAISQLGHIDTVDVEEFIDGEEFTYDTICAGGDIKYFHVGYYRPRPLTARTNEWISPQTLSYRHVDDPWVAGGRALGEQVIDVLGYDTGFTHMEWYRKSDGEVVFGEIAARPPGARTVDLMNFASDVDLFTGWAEAELHGTFSLDIERKYNAACITKRAHGQGRIRRIEGLDRIKARCGDGICAIDLLPIGSPRRDWKSTLLSDGYVTIRHPDWDTTKAMADFVGTDLHLYAG from the coding sequence ATGTCCAAGACCGTTCTGATGCTGACGCCGGGTTATCCCGGCGAGATGCCGCACTTCACGCGAGGTCTTTCCGAGCATGGTGCGACGGTGCTGGGTGTGGCCAACGGGCCCGCGCACGAACTGCCGGAGATGGCGCGCCATCATCTCAGCGACTATCTGCAGATCGCCGATCTCTTCTCGCATCCCCAATCGGCCATCGCGCAGATCCGCAAATGGCTGGGCAATCGCACGCTCGATCGGGTGTGTTGTCTGTGGGAGCCGGGTGTGGAAGTCGCCGCGGAGATCCGCGAAGCGCTGGGCGTGCCGGGACAGTCGTATGAACAGGCTCTGCGTTTTCGCAACAAGGACCTCATGAAGCAGGCCCTGGCCGCGGGTGGCGTGCGCGTGCCGCACCATGCCGTGGCCACCAACGCCGCCGAAGTGTGGGCGGCGGCAGAGCAGGTGGGATATCCGCTCATCATCAAGCCCATCGCCGGTGCCGGCTCACAGGACACCTTCCGGTGTGACAACGCGAAGCAGGTCGAGGCGGCCATCTCGCAGCTCGGGCACATCGACACCGTGGACGTGGAGGAGTTCATCGACGGTGAGGAGTTCACGTACGACACCATCTGTGCCGGCGGTGACATCAAGTATTTCCACGTGGGTTACTATCGGCCCAGACCGCTGACCGCCCGTACCAACGAATGGATCTCGCCGCAGACCCTGAGCTATCGTCACGTGGACGATCCGTGGGTGGCCGGCGGGCGGGCGCTCGGCGAGCAGGTCATCGATGTGCTGGGGTACGACACCGGCTTCACGCACATGGAGTGGTATCGCAAGTCCGACGGGGAAGTTGTGTTCGGCGAGATCGCGGCCCGTCCACCCGGCGCACGCACGGTGGACCTCATGAACTTCGCCAGCGATGTCGATCTGTTCACGGGCTGGGCGGAAGCCGAATTGCACGGAACGTTCTCCCTCGACATCGAACGCAAGTACAACGCCGCCTGCATCACCAAGCGGGCCCATGGCCAGGGACGCATCCGGCGCATCGAAGGGTTGGATCGTATCAAGGCCCGGTGCGGTGACGGCATCTGCGCCATCGATCTGCTGCCGATCGGTTCGCCCCGTCGGGACTGGAAGAGCACGCTGCTGTCCGATGGATACGTGACCATCCGGCACCCGGATTGGGATACCACCAAGGCGATGGCCGATTTTGTCGGTACCGACCTGCACCTGTACGCCGGCTGA
- the pyrR gene encoding bifunctional pyr operon transcriptional regulator/uracil phosphoribosyltransferase PyrR, which produces MPKKPAVVLDARALDRTLRRMADQIVELNAGTDNLVLVGIQRRGVQLADRLVRIIKAQEGVEVPSGALDITLYRDDLQTVGPRPVVGATSLPWTLDDQRVVIVDDVLYTGRTVRAALDELADFGRPSRIALAVLVDRGGRELPIHADVVGRKIEVTAGQRVDVFVEELDGRDEVVIASRDEEG; this is translated from the coding sequence ATGCCCAAGAAGCCTGCTGTCGTGCTCGATGCGCGTGCTCTCGATCGGACGCTGCGTCGCATGGCCGATCAGATCGTCGAACTCAATGCCGGAACCGACAACCTGGTTCTGGTTGGTATCCAGCGCCGCGGCGTGCAGCTCGCCGACCGCCTCGTGCGCATCATCAAGGCCCAGGAAGGGGTCGAAGTGCCCAGCGGGGCCCTCGACATCACCCTCTACCGCGACGACCTGCAGACCGTCGGTCCGCGTCCGGTGGTGGGCGCCACCTCGCTGCCCTGGACCCTCGACGACCAGCGTGTGGTGATCGTGGACGACGTGCTGTACACCGGGCGCACGGTGCGGGCCGCGCTCGACGAGCTGGCCGACTTCGGCCGGCCGTCGCGCATCGCCCTTGCCGTGCTGGTCGACCGGGGCGGACGGGAGCTGCCCATCCACGCTGATGTCGTGGGACGGAAAATCGAAGTCACGGCCGGACAACGGGTCGATGTGTTCGTCGAGGAGCTCGACGGGCGCGACGAGGTGGTGATCGCCAGCCGCGACGAGGAGGGCTGA